The Dehalococcoidales bacterium genome window below encodes:
- a CDS encoding class I SAM-dependent methyltransferase gives MDSVYKVDNMNKHPFSMNNEVVTEQAANLARCWQDGIKHATFKGSSQDFWDNWAKSLPAKTAGSNYVEEVLARMKLLNTDSVLDVGAGTGAMAIPIAERVHTLTALDQSPYMLEVIREKASKRGLKNIATISINWAEVQIGRDIEAHDVVLVSRSLPSQGDIISSLRSIDKAAKRSCYITWKADSRDALEEEICDRLGIQYRPFPDHQLLYNLLCSMGIRADVDIFRITGQSVYHSIDDAFTQIIRSHSFQNEDEKQAIKNMLTEKLEYSNGLYSQKKNNLWALIHWNKIL, from the coding sequence ATGGATTCAGTTTATAAAGTAGATAACATGAACAAACATCCGTTTTCGATGAACAATGAAGTAGTAACCGAACAAGCAGCCAACCTTGCCCGCTGTTGGCAGGATGGTATAAAACATGCTACTTTCAAAGGTTCCAGCCAGGATTTTTGGGATAATTGGGCTAAATCTCTACCAGCAAAAACAGCAGGAAGCAACTATGTGGAAGAAGTATTAGCCAGGATGAAGTTATTGAACACGGATTCTGTCCTGGATGTAGGCGCTGGAACTGGAGCTATGGCTATACCGATAGCAGAAAGAGTACATACATTAACTGCTTTGGATCAATCTCCCTACATGCTTGAGGTGATACGGGAAAAAGCTTCTAAAAGAGGTTTGAAGAATATTGCTACCATTAGTATCAACTGGGCGGAAGTGCAAATTGGCAGGGATATCGAGGCGCATGATGTAGTGCTCGTTTCAAGATCACTTCCATCGCAAGGTGATATTATCTCCAGCCTCCGTTCAATTGATAAGGCTGCTAAACGATCTTGTTACATAACATGGAAAGCGGACAGTCGCGATGCTTTAGAGGAAGAGATTTGCGACAGGCTTGGAATCCAATACCGCCCTTTTCCTGATCATCAATTGCTTTATAACTTACTATGCAGCATGGGTATTCGGGCTGATGTCGACATTTTTAGAATTACCGGTCAAAGCGTTTACCACAGTATTGATGATGCTTTTACCCAAATTATAAGGAGTCACTCTTTTCAAAATGAAGATGAAAAACAAGCGATAAAGAATATGCTGACCGAGAAGTTGGAATACAGCAATGGTCTTTACAGCCAAAAGAAAAATAACCTCTGGGCATTAATTCATTGGAACAAAATATTATAA
- a CDS encoding DUF364 domain-containing protein, with translation MPHTIQQRIVDNLQPVSEGLKIQDVRIGLGYTSVRLNNNNIGLAWTGKDEPGHCTHMAAAGTLAGRSAFSLLNMLIDQGHSLSRTLGLATANALVAGLPRPESVQKDFLDIIDVRAKDSVVMVGYFGPVIPQLKKRGCKLDILELKTNKPGAIPVSEGQELMATCSVAIITATSIITNTFDGLMAQLNKPRAVVVLGPSSIMYPEVFINTPVTHISGARVLDAQAVERIVSEGGGTQILKQYLSFETIRVSHS, from the coding sequence ATGCCACACACTATTCAGCAAAGAATTGTTGATAACCTTCAGCCTGTATCAGAAGGGCTAAAAATACAAGATGTCCGAATAGGGCTTGGGTACACGAGTGTCAGGCTCAATAATAACAACATAGGGTTAGCCTGGACTGGCAAAGATGAACCTGGTCATTGTACTCACATGGCGGCGGCCGGTACTCTAGCCGGAAGAAGTGCATTTAGCCTGTTAAATATGCTGATAGATCAGGGGCATTCTCTTTCTCGCACTCTTGGATTAGCTACGGCTAATGCATTGGTTGCCGGCCTTCCTCGCCCTGAGTCTGTGCAGAAAGATTTTTTAGATATTATCGACGTTCGGGCGAAGGACAGCGTCGTAATGGTCGGTTATTTCGGCCCAGTGATTCCGCAACTCAAGAAGAGAGGATGTAAACTCGATATACTGGAGCTGAAAACCAACAAACCAGGTGCAATTCCAGTAAGCGAAGGACAAGAACTGATGGCTACATGCAGCGTCGCCATCATCACAGCTACTTCGATAATTACAAATACTTTCGATGGATTGATGGCTCAGTTGAACAAACCAAGAGCGGTGGTTGTGCTTGGTCCCTCTTCTATTATGTATCCAGAGGTGTTTATTAACACCCCAGTAACGCACATTAGCGGTGCTCGTGTGCTTGATGCCCAGGCTGTAGAGAGGATAGTGTCCGAAGGTGGTGGCACCCAGATATTAAAACAATATTTGAGCTTTGAGACGATCCGCGTTTCGCACAGCTAG
- a CDS encoding MarR family transcriptional regulator has product MNQQDIIDEIANGSYHALHLLHRNLLNLPGQKIIHHDLAILSMLAMNGPMLASELAEKLSSTRPQMTQFIDRLEKKGAVLRKSDTKDRRQVRVEITNNGRSTLSGYRGMVRSHITEKLEKLEPGQTEHLAQALRQVIEITQKLV; this is encoded by the coding sequence ATGAACCAACAAGACATCATCGACGAGATAGCCAATGGCTCCTATCATGCGCTACACCTGCTGCATCGCAACCTGTTAAATCTGCCAGGCCAAAAAATCATTCACCACGATTTGGCAATTCTGAGCATGCTTGCCATGAATGGCCCGATGCTGGCATCAGAGCTGGCTGAAAAACTATCGTCGACCAGGCCGCAGATGACCCAGTTCATCGACAGGCTGGAGAAAAAAGGGGCGGTGTTAAGAAAAAGCGATACTAAAGACCGGAGACAGGTCCGGGTGGAAATAACCAACAATGGCAGGTCAACCCTCTCCGGATATCGCGGGATGGTCCGCAGCCATATTACGGAGAAGTTGGAGAAACTGGAACCGGGACAGACTGAACACCTTGCCCAAGCTTTAAGGCAAGTTATCGAGATAACCCAGAAACTGGTATAA
- a CDS encoding MFS transporter has product MTKPTPHNKWLVLGILAIALFMMNLDVTIVNIALPSIMNNLDASLADAEWVVNVYILVFAISLITMGRFGDIFGRKRMFISGLVLFTIASLACGLSPNIQTLVASRAFQAFGGAAMMPATLSILNVAFKDGGRGQAMGVWGAVSGAASALGPIIGGLLVDNLSWEYIFLVNIPLGVLAVIAGIIIISESTDPTAIRQIDWPGIASATAGLFGLTFALIEGQRFGWSSPIILGAFGLCAIGLALFYYIEKRSRVPLIRLNLFKSVNFTAGNIVSALLMFGLIGILFLLVLYFQIVLGLSAVKTGLVLLPMSAVVVLIAPFAGRMAERNGVRWILASGMLIISVAIFFMADLSVDTTWQSLIVPLILAGVGMGLVMAPVNTVIMGAAKVEQSGAASGIMTTMRQIGSLLGIAVLGAVLQSRLASGLVSAVNGTDGIPQEIKKAIINAINDGAMNFGDMSGMNTGGMPEMAQTAMTHMFTTEFASSLNMAMMVAAIFCLIGAVAALFIKNPSQITR; this is encoded by the coding sequence ATGACTAAACCCACCCCGCACAATAAATGGCTGGTGCTTGGCATTCTTGCTATTGCCTTATTCATGATGAATCTTGACGTCACCATTGTGAACATCGCTCTACCTAGTATTATGAATAACCTGGATGCTTCTCTTGCAGATGCGGAATGGGTGGTTAATGTTTACATATTGGTATTTGCGATCAGTTTGATAACTATGGGGCGATTCGGAGATATTTTCGGGCGTAAGCGCATGTTCATTAGCGGCCTGGTGCTGTTCACAATCGCTTCACTGGCCTGTGGCTTGTCTCCCAACATTCAAACATTAGTTGCCAGTCGGGCTTTCCAGGCTTTCGGCGGGGCAGCGATGATGCCGGCTACTCTTTCCATACTGAATGTTGCTTTCAAAGATGGAGGGCGTGGGCAAGCTATGGGCGTTTGGGGTGCAGTTTCTGGGGCTGCCAGCGCTCTGGGGCCTATCATTGGCGGACTGTTGGTCGATAATTTATCCTGGGAATACATATTTCTGGTTAATATTCCTCTGGGTGTACTCGCTGTAATTGCTGGCATCATCATCATTAGTGAGTCTACCGATCCGACAGCTATCAGGCAAATCGACTGGCCGGGAATAGCTAGTGCCACGGCAGGATTATTCGGACTGACCTTTGCACTTATTGAAGGGCAGAGATTCGGCTGGAGTTCGCCGATAATTCTCGGAGCGTTTGGATTGTGCGCTATCGGGCTAGCCCTATTTTACTACATTGAAAAACGCAGCCGTGTTCCCCTGATTCGGCTAAACCTGTTCAAGAGCGTCAATTTTACCGCTGGAAATATCGTGAGCGCGCTCCTGATGTTTGGCTTGATAGGTATACTTTTCCTGCTGGTTCTATATTTCCAAATCGTTCTTGGTTTAAGTGCAGTTAAAACCGGGTTGGTGCTTTTACCAATGTCGGCGGTGGTTGTACTAATCGCTCCCTTTGCGGGCAGGATGGCAGAACGCAATGGCGTGCGATGGATATTGGCCTCTGGCATGTTGATAATATCAGTTGCGATCTTTTTCATGGCTGATTTGTCCGTCGATACTACGTGGCAATCTCTGATTGTACCGCTGATATTAGCAGGTGTAGGCATGGGGCTCGTCATGGCTCCGGTCAATACTGTGATTATGGGGGCAGCCAAAGTCGAACAGTCGGGAGCTGCCAGCGGCATCATGACGACCATGCGGCAAATCGGAAGCCTGCTTGGCATTGCTGTACTCGGCGCTGTTCTGCAGTCACGACTTGCAAGCGGGTTGGTTTCTGCCGTGAATGGCACCGATGGTATACCTCAAGAAATTAAGAAAGCGATAATTAATGCGATCAATGACGGGGCTATGAACTTTGGAGATATGAGCGGCATGAATACCGGAGGCATGCCGGAAATGGCCCAGACAGCTATGACGCACATGTTTACTACTGAGTTTGCCAGCAGTCTTAACATGGCGATGATGGTAGCGGCGATATTCTGCCTTATCGGGGCAGTAGCAGCATTATTCATCAAGAATCCCAGCCAAATAACAAGATAA
- a CDS encoding substrate-binding domain-containing protein — protein MTDYHKFLPELKSMTLFQNIGDKDLIALLEVMKPEIVQKKADDRGMPPIDLEQGMFCVVLKGKPLSQLESRLDTYNMPKFGEPGMMMGEIPCLSETLKSRAPKMRFKGAPPPRPKKETFDLYMLRMSGEMLTRFYGKQYADAQGTMLRNFLGILAQKVTDVRKEKAEAVAKLEAELAPHRLHIFCAGVSMKLVKRVAEEWNKLHPDLPANVVPGGSVALIKDCISGEPCDVFISADDSIIQTMMMPKYAEGYRIWAGNKMVVTGDDINSSNWEEKLLAEDATFKHMNPYGDPGGYRAAMGFWKIPW, from the coding sequence ATGACCGATTACCACAAGTTCCTGCCCGAGCTTAAAAGCATGACATTATTTCAAAACATTGGGGATAAAGACCTGATAGCCCTGCTGGAAGTTATGAAACCTGAAATAGTGCAGAAAAAAGCCGATGACCGGGGAATGCCACCAATCGACCTTGAACAAGGAATGTTCTGTGTTGTACTTAAAGGGAAGCCCCTCTCTCAGCTAGAATCCCGCCTCGATACCTATAACATGCCGAAATTCGGCGAGCCCGGCATGATGATGGGGGAAATCCCCTGTCTTTCAGAAACGCTTAAAAGCCGCGCACCCAAAATGCGGTTTAAGGGTGCTCCACCCCCTCGTCCTAAAAAAGAGACTTTTGACCTGTATATGCTTCGCATGAGCGGAGAAATGCTTACCAGATTTTACGGTAAGCAATACGCTGATGCCCAGGGAACCATGCTTCGCAACTTTCTGGGAATTCTGGCGCAAAAAGTAACTGATGTACGTAAGGAAAAGGCTGAAGCTGTTGCCAAACTGGAGGCTGAGCTTGCCCCGCACCGTCTGCATATATTCTGCGCAGGTGTTTCCATGAAACTTGTAAAGAGGGTAGCAGAAGAGTGGAACAAACTGCACCCGGATCTGCCGGCAAACGTTGTGCCGGGCGGGTCTGTAGCCCTTATCAAGGACTGTATATCCGGCGAACCGTGTGATGTTTTTATATCTGCCGACGATTCAATTATCCAGACCATGATGATGCCCAAATATGCTGAAGGGTACCGCATCTGGGCAGGCAACAAAATGGTAGTAACCGGAGATGATATTAACAGTAGTAACTGGGAAGAAAAGCTCCTGGCAGAGGATGCAACCTTCAAGCACATGAATCCGTATGGCGATCCCGGCGGTTATCGTGCCGCCATGGGATTCTGGAAAATTCCCTGGTAA
- a CDS encoding iron chelate uptake ABC transporter family permease subunit, whose translation MEEEKKKIPYPVIVTGLAVILFLVIVISFFLGRYPISPGELFEIVFSQIFPIDQTWTDQMEKILFNVRLPRILLACLIGCSLAAAGAAYQGIFQNPMAAR comes from the coding sequence ATGGAAGAAGAAAAAAAGAAAATACCCTATCCTGTAATTGTAACGGGACTGGCTGTCATTCTTTTTCTTGTAATTGTTATTTCTTTTTTTCTCGGGCGTTATCCTATCAGCCCGGGTGAACTCTTCGAAATTGTTTTCTCGCAGATATTCCCAATTGACCAAACATGGACGGACCAGATGGAAAAAATTCTTTTCAACGTCCGCCTGCCAAGAATACTGTTAGCATGCCTTATCGGTTGCTCTCTGGCAGCTGCCGGCGCGGCTTACCAGGGAATTTTCCAGAATCCCATGGCGGCACGATAA
- a CDS encoding FmdE family protein encodes MRTFEEDMKLAIAYHGHLCSGQCIGVKMAHYAMKLLELDNESEQTKMKVFVECDRCPADSIGIVTGCRIGRRSYSFYDYGIVAASFLDMNTDKAVRIYHKKRIYPEDGEDMIAFYKNLPFEELLSYRNVKIELKPCDLAGPPVEAIYCENCGENVIDSRHVVKNGKKLCRTCAEGGYYSFL; translated from the coding sequence ATGAGAACTTTCGAAGAGGATATGAAACTGGCTATCGCTTATCACGGGCACCTCTGTTCCGGACAATGCATCGGTGTAAAAATGGCGCACTATGCTATGAAGCTGCTGGAGCTGGATAACGAATCCGAACAGACTAAAATGAAAGTCTTCGTGGAATGCGACCGCTGCCCGGCTGATTCCATCGGCATAGTCACCGGATGCCGAATCGGCAGGCGTAGTTATAGTTTCTATGACTATGGCATAGTCGCTGCCAGTTTTCTCGATATGAATACCGATAAAGCGGTTCGCATCTATCACAAAAAGCGCATATATCCTGAAGACGGCGAAGACATGATCGCCTTTTATAAAAATCTGCCGTTCGAGGAGTTGCTTTCCTACCGAAACGTAAAAATAGAATTAAAACCCTGCGACCTGGCAGGGCCGCCGGTTGAAGCTATCTACTGTGAAAACTGTGGAGAGAACGTCATCGATTCCCGTCATGTGGTTAAAAATGGAAAAAAGCTCTGCCGTACATGTGCCGAGGGTGGATATTACAGTTTCCTATAA
- a CDS encoding recombinase family protein — translation MVFNGVLSGKVLIEITRGLNERLVPGPSNKKWVKTSLHGILTNEVYTGTAVWGKSSKQGLPPVRVEDAYPAIVSWEVFDRVRTMLGERAPAKVNPRRIASRFLLSGLVRCSYCGKGLCSRDAKGGKFSYYACTTKDKQGPSACPSVYYNSRKLEGLIVDRIRGLILTEENLPQLISLVKEQVNADTIEYQE, via the coding sequence ATGGTATTTAATGGTGTATTAAGCGGCAAGGTGCTTATCGAAATAACCAGAGGTCTTAATGAAAGGCTGGTACCGGGACCATCAAACAAGAAATGGGTTAAAACCAGCCTGCATGGCATTCTTACCAACGAGGTCTATACCGGTACTGCAGTATGGGGTAAGTCCAGCAAGCAGGGGTTACCACCGGTAAGGGTTGAGGATGCTTATCCGGCTATTGTCAGCTGGGAGGTGTTTGACCGGGTAAGAACGATGCTGGGGGAGCGGGCACCGGCTAAGGTTAATCCCAGGCGGATTGCCAGCCGTTTCCTGTTAAGCGGCCTTGTCCGCTGTAGCTACTGCGGCAAAGGTTTATGCAGCCGGGATGCCAAGGGTGGGAAGTTTTCCTACTATGCCTGTACCACCAAGGATAAGCAGGGCCCATCTGCCTGCCCGAGTGTGTACTATAACAGCCGTAAGCTGGAAGGGCTTATTGTTGATAGGATCAGAGGCCTGATACTGACTGAAGAAAACCTGCCACAGCTCATATCGCTGGTCAAGGAGCAGGTGAATGCTGACACAATCGAGTACCAGGAATAA
- a CDS encoding biotin transporter BioY, whose protein sequence is MQTISSINTIKYGLFKKRAALSIPAKLMMVIAMAGLTGLLAQVRIPLPFTPVPVTGQVLAVLMAGVLLGKWWGSASMALYATAGIAGLPWFNGFSSGLGATGGYILGFIPAALFLGHFVDKYVESRRLVPLMGLMLAATLLYYIPGTAWLALWLNNTGVATSFSSILALGVAPFIVVDIIKALVTGLIAFAVVPKQDYSA, encoded by the coding sequence ATGCAGACTATTTCAAGTATCAACACTATTAAATATGGCCTGTTTAAGAAAAGAGCGGCATTAAGCATACCAGCAAAACTGATGATGGTTATCGCCATGGCCGGCTTAACTGGCTTGCTTGCGCAGGTAAGAATTCCGCTACCCTTCACGCCAGTCCCTGTTACTGGGCAGGTTCTGGCAGTACTAATGGCAGGCGTGCTGCTTGGCAAATGGTGGGGCAGTGCCAGCATGGCACTGTACGCAACAGCAGGAATTGCTGGATTGCCGTGGTTTAATGGTTTTTCTTCCGGTCTTGGAGCTACAGGTGGTTATATCCTGGGTTTTATCCCAGCTGCCTTATTCCTGGGGCATTTCGTAGATAAATACGTCGAATCTAGAAGACTGGTTCCTTTGATGGGATTAATGCTGGCTGCCACTCTTCTTTACTATATCCCTGGTACAGCCTGGCTTGCACTATGGTTAAATAACACTGGGGTAGCAACAAGCTTCTCAAGTATTTTAGCTCTCGGAGTAGCTCCGTTTATAGTTGTAGATATCATTAAGGCGCTTGTAACCGGGCTTATTGCTTTTGCAGTAGTACCCAAACAAGATTATTCAGCCTAA
- a CDS encoding endonuclease MutS2 — MDSKSCQLLEYDRILEIIAGYSGFSRSHDLVLNLKPSIDIDQIRARLARSAEARTLLETEPGFSLDGIKDVTALAVAAGRGKMLDPLQLLDIAQTVNICTRLQAVIGSRGKDLPLLSSLAGRIADLKPVEKEIIRTITPGGEVQSSSSPRLAQIRNELKSVREKLLRELETIIKSEEAAKSLQEAIITQREGRYVVPVRVENKRDIKGIVHDVSNTGATVFIEPWSIIDTGNELKQLELEEIREIEKILAGLSAKVGSYSQEISLTIEIAAQIDLELAKARYAYSVTAFEPQVSLLEKDSTLKLVRARHPLLKGKAVPLDLEIGREYSTLVITGPNTGGKTVALKTIGLLCLMAQAGLPVPADSATQLPVFDGIFADIGDEQSIEHTLSSFSWHMGNISRILNLASPKSLVLMDELGTSTDPVEGSALAAAIINHLFTQGTMTVATSHFNELKALAHTTPGIKNAAFEFDPVTLLPTYRIVPGVPGGSNALITAARLGVPGHIIQSAKERLSSQDRQLDSLLFELANEKTRARNATFEAETAQKETEKLRNELASELKKLKTEKTRILDNARDEVVTEIGDLAREIRNISATLKKQRSREQLVIAETSLEKIRKKLREAPIFNQGEPAGTAETQEINPGDMVWLNDLAMEARVVAFNNATGQVTAEAGSLRLTVDSANVTRVKPQGANKEKKYTGGTRVIRSNISMELDLRGRRADDVELELESYLDGAIGANLDTVRIIHGFGAGVVRQIVRDYLSRQKLVKSFRPGVNDEGGDGVTVVKLV, encoded by the coding sequence ATGGATTCAAAGAGTTGTCAATTATTGGAATATGACCGCATACTAGAAATAATTGCGGGCTACTCCGGGTTTTCTAGAAGCCATGATCTTGTACTCAACCTTAAGCCATCCATTGATATTGATCAAATCAGGGCGAGGCTTGCGAGATCAGCTGAAGCCAGAACACTTCTTGAAACCGAGCCTGGTTTTAGCCTTGACGGAATAAAGGATGTCACCGCTCTTGCTGTAGCTGCGGGAAGAGGTAAAATGTTGGATCCGCTTCAGCTTCTGGACATAGCTCAGACGGTGAACATTTGTACCCGGCTACAAGCTGTAATAGGGAGCAGGGGGAAAGATTTGCCGCTTCTTTCGAGCCTTGCTGGAAGGATCGCGGATCTTAAGCCTGTGGAAAAAGAGATAATAAGAACGATTACCCCGGGAGGGGAGGTTCAGTCATCATCGTCACCCAGGCTTGCTCAGATAAGAAATGAGCTTAAATCGGTCCGGGAAAAGCTTCTCCGCGAGCTGGAAACCATTATTAAATCTGAAGAGGCCGCCAAGTCTCTCCAGGAAGCTATCATCACTCAACGTGAAGGGCGCTATGTAGTACCTGTACGAGTTGAGAACAAGAGAGATATCAAGGGGATAGTTCATGATGTTTCTAATACCGGAGCAACTGTATTTATAGAGCCATGGTCGATCATTGATACTGGAAATGAGCTTAAGCAGCTTGAGCTTGAAGAAATACGAGAAATCGAGAAAATTCTTGCTGGTTTAAGCGCTAAAGTTGGTAGTTATAGTCAAGAAATCTCTTTAACTATTGAGATTGCTGCCCAAATCGATCTCGAACTTGCCAAAGCGCGGTATGCATATTCAGTTACAGCCTTTGAACCGCAAGTTAGCTTACTGGAAAAGGATTCTACGCTTAAGCTTGTTCGAGCGCGTCATCCGCTATTAAAAGGTAAGGCAGTCCCGCTGGATCTGGAAATTGGCCGGGAGTATTCTACATTGGTAATAACCGGTCCTAATACTGGAGGGAAGACAGTTGCTCTTAAGACTATTGGCTTATTGTGCCTGATGGCACAAGCAGGGCTACCGGTACCCGCGGATTCGGCAACACAGCTACCGGTTTTCGATGGTATTTTTGCCGATATTGGTGACGAACAAAGCATTGAACATACTCTTTCTTCATTTAGCTGGCACATGGGGAATATCAGCCGCATACTCAATCTTGCATCTCCAAAAAGCCTTGTGCTGATGGATGAACTAGGCACTAGCACTGATCCAGTTGAAGGATCGGCACTGGCAGCAGCTATCATTAATCATCTGTTTACACAAGGCACCATGACAGTAGCCACCAGCCATTTTAATGAATTGAAAGCTTTGGCGCATACCACTCCCGGTATCAAGAATGCAGCTTTTGAGTTTGATCCAGTAACCCTGCTACCAACATATCGTATTGTGCCAGGGGTGCCGGGCGGCAGTAATGCTCTGATAACTGCTGCTCGGTTGGGAGTGCCAGGTCATATTATTCAATCAGCCAAAGAGCGTCTATCTTCGCAAGACAGGCAACTCGATTCATTACTGTTTGAACTAGCAAACGAAAAAACCCGCGCACGAAATGCTACTTTTGAAGCAGAAACCGCACAGAAAGAAACCGAAAAACTGCGTAACGAACTTGCAAGCGAACTCAAGAAGCTAAAAACAGAAAAAACTAGGATTCTTGATAATGCAAGGGATGAAGTAGTAACGGAGATTGGAGACCTCGCCCGGGAAATTCGTAATATTTCAGCTACGCTAAAAAAACAAAGGTCAAGAGAGCAGTTAGTAATAGCGGAAACTAGCCTGGAAAAGATACGGAAAAAGTTAAGAGAGGCACCAATATTTAATCAAGGTGAACCGGCAGGGACTGCTGAGACTCAAGAAATAAATCCCGGTGACATGGTTTGGTTAAATGACCTGGCGATGGAAGCGCGAGTAGTGGCGTTCAACAATGCCACTGGTCAGGTCACTGCTGAAGCGGGGTCGTTGAGATTAACAGTTGATAGCGCCAATGTCACGCGGGTCAAACCGCAAGGCGCCAATAAAGAAAAAAAATATACCGGCGGCACCAGAGTGATTAGGTCAAATATTTCTATGGAACTTGATCTACGTGGCCGGCGGGCTGATGATGTAGAATTAGAGTTGGAAAGCTATCTTGACGGTGCCATAGGGGCAAATCTTGATACAGTGCGTATTATACACGGGTTTGGTGCTGGAGTAGTGCGCCAAATAGTACGTGACTATCTTTCACGACAAAAACTGGTAAAATCGTTCAGACCGGGAGTAAATGATGAGGGCGGTGACGGAGTTACCGTGGTAAAACTGGTGTGA
- a CDS encoding Vms1/Ankzf1 family peptidyl-tRNA hydrolase: protein MTNEESINEKHMHPEQIRRKLSLLASAEGDSNCWYSLPVNSEIGIQAPGGFYLPEAVQEQAQKSLTGFAVFCTKQNTQCEYTLVIPPFPLKETLIGSYIETAPLLEILEHPYVIGIVLIRLGSFAFGVSRGQNLVASKVGKGLVHGRHRQGGSSANRFARHREKQMEIFFTRACSYLREKLEPYLKEIDYILYGGARTTIMEFKKQCPFTGVLGYPELPSQLDLPDPNQAVLNNALERAWSSRVFTWLSLE, encoded by the coding sequence GTGACCAATGAAGAATCAATTAACGAAAAACATATGCACCCGGAGCAAATTCGCCGGAAGCTTAGTTTGCTTGCATCAGCTGAAGGTGACAGTAATTGTTGGTATTCACTGCCCGTAAATAGTGAGATTGGTATTCAAGCGCCTGGAGGATTTTACCTGCCGGAAGCAGTTCAGGAGCAAGCGCAAAAAAGCCTCACAGGATTTGCGGTATTTTGCACCAAACAAAACACGCAATGTGAATATACTTTGGTAATCCCTCCATTTCCTCTTAAAGAGACTCTTATTGGCAGCTACATAGAAACCGCTCCTTTGCTGGAAATTCTGGAACACCCATACGTGATTGGAATAGTGCTTATCCGGTTGGGTAGCTTTGCTTTTGGAGTGAGCAGGGGACAGAATCTTGTTGCTAGCAAAGTTGGCAAAGGATTAGTACATGGGCGTCACCGGCAAGGAGGTTCTTCGGCCAATCGGTTTGCTCGTCACCGGGAAAAACAGATGGAGATATTCTTTACCCGTGCCTGTAGCTACCTGCGGGAGAAGCTCGAGCCTTACCTGAAAGAAATCGATTATATACTATATGGAGGAGCGCGGACCACCATCATGGAGTTTAAAAAACAGTGTCCGTTTACTGGAGTACTTGGCTATCCGGAGTTACCAAGCCAGCTTGACCTGCCTGATCCAAACCAAGCGGTTTTAAATAATGCATTGGAAAGAGCCTGGAGTAGTCGGGTATTTACCTGGTTAAGCCTTGAATAA
- a CDS encoding DegV family protein translates to MTVKIVTDSTSDIPASLAEKMGITVVPVHVFFGKESYLDGVNITPSIFYQKLESSSYHPTTSQPALGDFISAYNNLMTSGADGILSVHISSKISGAFSSAQRAAEICGREGNIKVLDSGFNSIGLGLVAIAAAKIAQAGESLQAVVEGARKAIAQIDMYGIFDTLKYVVRGGRISKTKATVASIIGVKPMLKFSDGAILQGGLARTYNKGIEKLVEFVKNKTGIISLAIAHSAVPEDAKRLKKVLGRYFSEEEIIITELGPALGAHGGPGVLLVAVQSQ, encoded by the coding sequence ATGACGGTTAAAATAGTGACTGATAGCACCTCGGATATTCCTGCCAGCTTGGCAGAAAAGATGGGGATAACTGTTGTGCCGGTTCATGTCTTTTTTGGTAAAGAAAGTTATTTAGACGGAGTCAATATTACCCCGTCAATTTTTTACCAAAAACTGGAATCCTCATCTTATCACCCCACGACATCACAGCCTGCATTGGGTGACTTTATTTCAGCTTACAATAATCTGATGACTTCTGGGGCTGACGGCATACTATCTGTGCATATCTCTTCGAAAATAAGTGGTGCCTTTTCTTCGGCACAAAGAGCAGCCGAAATATGCGGAAGAGAAGGGAACATTAAGGTGCTGGATTCTGGCTTTAATTCTATTGGTTTAGGTTTAGTGGCGATTGCTGCAGCAAAAATAGCCCAGGCAGGCGAGAGCTTGCAGGCAGTGGTTGAAGGTGCCCGCAAAGCAATTGCACAAATTGATATGTATGGTATTTTCGATACTTTAAAATATGTTGTTAGGGGCGGCAGGATCAGTAAGACTAAAGCAACAGTGGCCTCAATTATTGGTGTTAAGCCTATGCTTAAATTTAGTGACGGTGCCATACTTCAGGGTGGGCTTGCGCGTACCTACAACAAGGGTATAGAAAAATTGGTTGAGTTTGTAAAAAACAAAACCGGAATAATCAGTCTTGCGATTGCCCATAGTGCAGTACCTGAAGACGCCAAAAGGCTTAAAAAAGTTCTCGGCCGGTATTTTTCAGAGGAAGAAATAATAATAACTGAACTCGGTCCTGCTTTGGGTGCTCATGGCGGTCCGGGTGTGTTACTGGTTGCTGTGCAGAGTCAGTAA